One window from the genome of Anaerococcus sp. Marseille-Q7828 encodes:
- the rpsL gene encoding 30S ribosomal protein S12 → MPTINQLVRKSRKSEKSKSNTPALGYNYNTLKSRTTPNQSPQKRGVCTSVRTVTPKKPNSALRKVARVRLTNGAEVLSYIPGIGHNLQEHSVVLIRGGRVKDLPGVRYHIIRGTLDTAGVNGRKQGRSKYGAKKDQN, encoded by the coding sequence ATGCCTACAATTAACCAACTTGTTAGAAAAAGCAGAAAAAGTGAAAAATCTAAATCAAACACTCCAGCTTTGGGTTACAACTACAATACTCTAAAAAGTAGAACAACTCCTAACCAATCACCACAAAAACGTGGAGTTTGTACATCAGTTAGAACAGTAACACCTAAAAAGCCAAACTCTGCTTTACGTAAAGTAGCCAGAGTTAGACTAACCAATGGTGCTGAAGTTCTTTCTTACATCCCAGGTATTGGACACAACTTACAAGAACACAGTGTTGTGCTTATCAGAGGTGGTAGAGTTAAAGACCTTCCAGGTGTGCGTTACCACATCATAAGAGGTACTCTTGATACTGCAGGAGTAAACGGACGTAAACAAGGTAGATCTAAATACGGTGCTAAAAAAGACCAAAACTAG
- the rpsG gene encoding 30S ribosomal protein S7, with the protein MSRKGHIPKREVMPDAKYNDRVVTKLINNVMLDGKKGLATKIVYDAFDIVEETTGNDALEVFYQAMENIMPTLEVKARRIGGANYQVPMEVRPERRQTLALRWLVNFSRARGEKTMVERLSKEILDASNNAGAAVKRKEEMHRAAEANKAFAHYRY; encoded by the coding sequence GTGTCAAGAAAGGGACATATACCAAAAAGAGAAGTAATGCCTGACGCTAAGTATAACGATAGAGTTGTAACAAAACTTATCAACAACGTTATGCTAGATGGCAAAAAAGGCCTTGCAACAAAAATTGTTTACGATGCTTTTGACATCGTTGAAGAAACAACAGGCAATGACGCGCTAGAAGTATTCTACCAAGCTATGGAAAATATTATGCCAACACTTGAAGTTAAAGCACGTAGAATCGGTGGTGCTAACTACCAAGTTCCTATGGAAGTTAGACCAGAAAGAAGACAAACTTTAGCTTTAAGATGGTTAGTAAACTTTTCAAGAGCTCGTGGTGAAAAAACTATGGTTGAAAGATTATCTAAAGAAATCTTAGATGCATCTAACAACGCTGGTGCAGCTGTTAAGAGAAAAGAAGAAATGCATAGAGCTGCAGAAGCAAATAAAGCATTTGCACACTACAGATATTAA